A region of Micromonospora chokoriensis DNA encodes the following proteins:
- a CDS encoding FAD-dependent monooxygenase, with amino-acid sequence MRSAVVVGAGVGGLAVAGALARSGWMVTLMERAERVRPEPTAVVLWPNGVRALQALGLGAGLAAIATPLPDGGVRRPDGHWLVQPRPIPADRMPVVVHREDLHDALIAGLGERVDLRTGVTVRHVRVEPGERPAVSDGRQTLEVDLVVAADGTDSGIRRQLAPESRVVSSGCAAWRAVIPWYKAPRLPDDQPLVGEILGAGYRFVAASLGERGSSGGSTRGGIYWVATAAGAPRPEPPETQLALLRRWYAGWPDPIGALLDATDPSDLVQQEVRELRPLPRAYGFPAGPGGVVLLGDAAHAMPPHLGQGACLAFEDAATLATLLREARLPDAVQAYDRVRRPRAATVVRQTRRMSAVLQARGRLALRARDAALGTINSRLLSSAAATAAQWRPPT; translated from the coding sequence ATGCGAAGCGCGGTGGTGGTCGGCGCCGGGGTCGGTGGCCTCGCGGTGGCCGGCGCGCTGGCCCGCTCCGGCTGGATGGTCACCCTCATGGAGCGCGCCGAACGGGTCCGGCCCGAGCCGACCGCCGTGGTGCTCTGGCCCAACGGTGTCCGCGCGCTGCAAGCCCTCGGCCTCGGCGCGGGCCTGGCTGCCATCGCCACCCCGCTGCCCGACGGTGGGGTCCGCCGCCCGGACGGGCACTGGCTCGTGCAGCCCCGGCCCATCCCCGCCGACCGGATGCCGGTGGTGGTGCACCGTGAGGACCTGCACGACGCGTTGATCGCCGGCCTCGGCGAGCGGGTCGACCTGCGTACCGGCGTGACGGTGCGCCACGTCCGGGTCGAGCCGGGTGAGCGACCGGCGGTCAGCGACGGGCGGCAGACCCTTGAGGTCGACCTGGTGGTCGCTGCCGACGGCACGGACAGCGGCATCCGCCGCCAACTCGCCCCCGAATCCCGGGTGGTCAGCTCCGGATGTGCCGCCTGGCGCGCTGTCATCCCCTGGTACAAGGCGCCTCGGCTCCCCGACGACCAACCGCTGGTCGGTGAGATCCTCGGCGCCGGCTACCGCTTCGTGGCCGCGTCGTTGGGTGAGCGCGGCTCGTCGGGCGGTTCCACCCGGGGAGGCATCTACTGGGTGGCCACCGCCGCCGGCGCGCCCCGCCCCGAACCGCCGGAGACCCAGCTCGCCCTGCTCCGTCGCTGGTACGCGGGCTGGCCCGACCCGATCGGCGCGCTTCTCGACGCCACCGATCCGAGTGACCTGGTCCAGCAGGAGGTCCGCGAGCTGCGGCCGCTGCCCCGGGCGTACGGCTTTCCGGCCGGCCCGGGCGGGGTGGTGCTGCTCGGTGACGCGGCGCACGCCATGCCACCGCACCTCGGGCAGGGCGCCTGCCTCGCGTTCGAGGACGCCGCCACGCTCGCCACCCTGCTCCGTGAGGCTCGGCTGCCCGACGCCGTTCAGGCGTACGACCGGGTGCGCCGCCCGCGCGCCGCGACGGTGGTCCGGCAGACGCGGCGGATGTCGGCGGTGCTCCAGGCCCGCGGTCGGTTGGCGCTGCGCGCCCGCGACGCCGCGCTCGGCACGATCAACTCCCGGCTGCTCTCCAGCGCCGCAGCCACCGCCGCCCAGTGGCGCCCTCCCACCTGA
- a CDS encoding GNAT family N-acetyltransferase has translation MDPLNKHVFDRLERFYDAVPRDVAGAEEHGGLVLFVREGNGWPFYARPRLDAGEPPSLADVTSVRERQRKLGLPEAFEWVHETTPDLLAVARSAGLHVLEAPLMVLDPTALPDPATLSDVTVRVLAAESPDFAADVAARRAVAAVSFAAAGTATGEAGPAERDAAVTELELAALDEERARIADGRRISALAGTPTEGALASGMAMRVDDVAEIAGVATLPAARRRGLGAALTATLARELLAAGTDLVFLSAGSEEIARVYLRVGFRRIGTACIAEPAPLIP, from the coding sequence GTGGATCCGCTCAACAAGCACGTCTTCGACCGGTTGGAACGTTTCTACGACGCGGTGCCCCGCGACGTCGCCGGTGCGGAGGAGCATGGCGGGCTGGTGCTGTTCGTCCGCGAGGGCAACGGATGGCCGTTCTACGCCCGCCCCCGGCTCGACGCCGGCGAACCGCCGTCGCTGGCCGACGTGACTTCGGTTCGCGAGCGGCAACGCAAGCTGGGCCTGCCGGAAGCCTTCGAGTGGGTGCACGAGACGACCCCCGACCTGCTGGCGGTCGCCCGCTCGGCAGGGCTGCACGTGCTGGAAGCGCCGCTGATGGTGCTCGACCCGACCGCGCTGCCCGACCCGGCGACGCTGTCCGACGTGACGGTACGGGTGCTGGCCGCCGAGTCCCCCGACTTCGCCGCCGACGTCGCCGCCCGACGCGCGGTGGCAGCCGTGTCGTTCGCCGCCGCCGGCACCGCGACCGGAGAGGCAGGCCCGGCCGAGCGGGACGCCGCGGTCACCGAACTCGAACTCGCCGCGCTCGACGAGGAACGCGCCCGGATCGCCGACGGCCGACGGATCTCCGCCCTGGCGGGCACGCCGACCGAGGGTGCGCTGGCCAGCGGCATGGCCATGCGCGTCGACGACGTCGCGGAGATCGCCGGGGTGGCCACCCTGCCGGCCGCGCGCCGACGCGGACTGGGCGCCGCGCTGACCGCCACCCTCGCCCGGGAACTCCTCGCGGCCGGCACCGACCTGGTCTTCCTCTCCGCCGGCAGCGAGGAGATCGCCCGGGTCTACCTGCGGGTCGGCTTCCGCCGCATCGGCACCGCCTGCATCGCCGAACCCGCACCCCTGATCCCCTAA
- the gltB gene encoding glutamate synthase large subunit, translated as MTQPYPHSPQASPMPDPHPSAQGLYDPAQEHDACGVAFVADLHGRRSHAVVANGLGALCRLDHRGARGAEQNTGDGAGIMIQVPDAFLRAVADFALPPAGEYATGLVFLPDDDDAEARARRVVEKYALVEGADLLGWRDVPIDSSDLGETALAAMPRVRQLFLAARRLTDAPEGPAGSPLHGIELDRVAFSLRKQAERETAERGVPAYFPSLSSRTMVYKGMLTPDQLPAFYPDLRDERIDSAIALVHSRFSTNTFPSWPLAHPYRFIAHNGEINTIRGNRNWMQAREALLRSPNLPGNIRRVFPVCTPAASDSANFDEVLELLHLAGRSLPHAVLMMIPEAWENDPGMEPAKRAFYRFHASLMEPWDGPASVAFTDGEIVGAVLDRNGLRPGRWWQTDDGLVVLGSEAGVLDLDPAHVVAKGRLQPGKMFLVDTVAGRIVHDDEIKSELAAAQPYAEWLHAGLIELGDLPAREHTVYTHDSVRRRQQTFGYTQEELKILLGPMARTGAEPLGSMGTDTPIAPLSTRPRLLYDYFHQLFAQVTNPPLDAIREELVTSLASTIGPEGNLLDPGAASCRQIVLPHPIIDNDELAKILSIDEDGDLPGFKAVRVSGLYRVREGAAGIKARLTEICRHVSEAIEDGVRILVLSDRDSNADLAPIPSLLLTAAVHQHLVREQTRTQAALIVESGDCREVHHAAVLIGYGAAAVNPYLAFESVEDLIATGALAGVEPAAAVRNYAKALGKGVLKIMSKMGISTVSSYCGAQVFEAVGLDSRLVERYFRGTPSRIGGVGLAGVHAEVAARHALAWPSPGTVASDRLEVGGEYQWRREGELHLFNPETVFLLQHATRTRQYDVFREYTAKVDALAAQAGSLRGLFTLRTGVRPAVPIEEVEPASEIVKRFATGAMSYGSISAEAHETLAIAMNRLGGKSNTGEGGEDVERLHDPARRSAVKQIASGRFGVTSEYLVNADDLQIKMAQGAKPGEGGQLPGNKVWPWIARTRHATPGVGLISPPPHHDIYSIEDLAQLVHDLKCVNPAARVHVKLVSEVGVGTVAAGVAKLKADVILISGHDGGTGASPMNSLKHAGTPWELGLAEAQQTLLLNKLRDRVTVQVDGQLKTGRDVLVAALLGAEEFGFATAPLIVEGCVMMRVCHLDTCPVGIATQNPVLRERFTGKPEFVENFFLFLAEEVRGYLAELGLRSIEEAIGQAELLDVAPALAHWKAHGLDLAPVLHLPELPAGAARRGVRAQDHGLEQALDNELIALARPALSDGAPVRVEVAVRNEHRSVGAMLGGEVTRRFGGAGLPDDTIEFVLNGTAGQSFGAFLPRGVTLRLHGDANDYVGKGLSGGRVVVRPDAAAPFLDPDAAPGQRAEDQIIAGNTILYGATGGEVFLRGRVGERFAVRNSGAVAVVEGVGDHGCEYMTGGTVVVLGATGRNFAAGMSGGTAYVHHLDRARVNTELVDLAPLGEQEQALVHDLIQRHVAETGSAVAEELLKRWPEAVAEFTAVVPRDYRRVLEIMRAAEAAGRDVDDAVMTALTAPAVPAMPVPPAPRVAAQEVARA; from the coding sequence ATGACACAGCCGTACCCGCACAGCCCGCAGGCGTCCCCGATGCCCGACCCCCACCCATCCGCCCAGGGCCTCTACGACCCCGCGCAGGAGCACGACGCCTGCGGTGTGGCGTTCGTGGCGGACCTGCACGGCCGGCGTTCGCACGCGGTCGTCGCCAACGGGCTCGGTGCCCTGTGTCGACTGGACCATCGCGGCGCCCGAGGCGCGGAGCAGAACACCGGCGACGGCGCGGGCATCATGATCCAGGTCCCCGACGCGTTCCTGCGCGCGGTGGCCGACTTCGCGCTTCCCCCGGCCGGTGAGTACGCGACGGGGCTGGTCTTCCTCCCCGACGACGACGACGCCGAGGCGCGTGCCCGGCGGGTGGTCGAGAAGTACGCGCTGGTGGAGGGCGCTGACCTGCTCGGCTGGCGGGACGTGCCGATCGACAGCAGCGACCTCGGCGAGACGGCCCTGGCGGCGATGCCCCGGGTCCGGCAGCTCTTCCTGGCCGCGCGTCGGCTCACCGACGCGCCCGAGGGGCCGGCCGGTTCGCCGCTGCACGGCATCGAGCTGGACCGGGTGGCGTTCAGCCTGCGCAAGCAGGCCGAACGGGAGACCGCCGAGCGGGGCGTCCCGGCGTACTTCCCGTCGCTGTCCAGCCGCACCATGGTCTACAAGGGAATGCTCACTCCCGACCAGTTGCCGGCGTTCTACCCGGATCTGCGTGACGAGCGGATCGACAGCGCGATCGCGTTGGTGCACTCCCGCTTCTCCACCAACACGTTCCCGTCCTGGCCGCTGGCGCACCCGTACCGCTTCATCGCCCACAACGGCGAGATCAACACGATCCGGGGCAACCGCAACTGGATGCAGGCCCGGGAGGCGCTGCTGCGCTCGCCGAACCTGCCCGGCAACATCCGGCGGGTCTTCCCGGTCTGCACCCCGGCCGCGTCCGACTCGGCGAACTTCGACGAGGTCCTGGAGCTGCTGCACCTGGCGGGGCGGAGCCTGCCGCACGCGGTGCTCATGATGATCCCCGAGGCGTGGGAGAACGACCCCGGCATGGAGCCGGCCAAGCGCGCCTTCTACCGCTTCCACGCCAGCCTCATGGAGCCGTGGGACGGTCCCGCGTCGGTGGCCTTCACCGACGGTGAGATCGTCGGCGCGGTGCTGGACCGCAACGGGCTGCGCCCGGGTCGCTGGTGGCAGACGGACGACGGCCTCGTCGTGCTCGGTTCCGAGGCGGGCGTGCTCGACCTCGACCCGGCCCACGTGGTCGCCAAGGGGCGACTCCAGCCGGGCAAGATGTTCCTGGTCGACACCGTCGCCGGTCGGATCGTGCACGACGACGAGATCAAGTCCGAGTTGGCCGCCGCCCAGCCGTACGCCGAGTGGCTGCACGCCGGGCTGATCGAGCTGGGTGACCTGCCGGCCCGCGAGCACACCGTCTACACCCACGACTCGGTGCGTCGCCGGCAGCAGACCTTCGGCTACACCCAGGAGGAGCTGAAAATCCTGCTCGGGCCGATGGCCCGCACCGGCGCCGAGCCGCTCGGTTCGATGGGTACGGACACGCCGATCGCGCCGCTGTCCACCCGGCCGAGGCTGCTCTACGACTACTTCCACCAACTCTTCGCCCAGGTCACCAACCCGCCGTTGGACGCCATCCGGGAAGAGCTGGTGACCAGCCTGGCGTCGACGATCGGGCCGGAGGGCAATCTGCTCGACCCGGGCGCGGCGAGTTGCCGGCAGATCGTGCTGCCCCATCCGATCATCGACAACGACGAGCTGGCGAAGATCCTCTCCATCGACGAGGACGGCGACCTGCCCGGCTTCAAGGCGGTCCGGGTGTCCGGGCTGTACCGCGTCCGGGAGGGCGCCGCCGGGATCAAGGCGCGGCTGACCGAGATCTGCCGGCACGTCTCCGAGGCGATCGAGGACGGCGTACGGATCCTGGTGCTCTCCGACCGGGACTCCAACGCCGACCTGGCGCCGATCCCGTCGCTGCTGCTCACCGCCGCCGTGCACCAGCACCTGGTACGCGAGCAGACGCGTACCCAGGCGGCGTTGATCGTGGAGTCCGGCGACTGTCGGGAGGTGCACCACGCGGCTGTGCTGATCGGTTACGGGGCGGCGGCGGTCAACCCGTACCTGGCGTTCGAGTCGGTGGAGGATCTGATCGCCACTGGCGCTCTCGCCGGGGTGGAGCCGGCCGCCGCGGTGCGCAACTACGCCAAGGCGCTCGGCAAGGGCGTCCTGAAGATCATGTCGAAGATGGGCATCTCGACGGTGTCCTCGTACTGCGGGGCGCAGGTCTTCGAGGCGGTCGGTCTCGACAGCCGGCTCGTCGAGCGGTATTTCCGGGGCACCCCCAGCCGGATCGGCGGGGTGGGCCTCGCCGGCGTGCACGCCGAGGTGGCCGCCCGGCATGCGCTGGCCTGGCCGTCGCCGGGCACCGTCGCCTCCGACCGGCTAGAGGTCGGTGGCGAGTACCAGTGGCGTCGCGAGGGTGAGCTGCACCTGTTCAACCCGGAGACGGTCTTCCTGTTGCAGCACGCCACCAGGACTCGGCAGTACGACGTCTTTCGGGAGTACACCGCGAAGGTCGACGCGCTCGCCGCGCAGGCCGGCTCGTTGCGCGGGCTGTTCACCCTGCGTACCGGGGTCCGGCCGGCGGTGCCGATCGAGGAGGTCGAGCCGGCCTCCGAGATCGTCAAGCGGTTCGCCACCGGCGCCATGTCGTACGGGTCGATCTCCGCCGAGGCGCACGAGACACTCGCCATCGCGATGAACCGTCTCGGCGGCAAGTCCAACACCGGTGAGGGCGGCGAGGACGTCGAGCGCCTGCACGACCCGGCCCGCCGCTCGGCGGTCAAGCAGATCGCCAGCGGTCGCTTCGGTGTGACCAGCGAATACCTGGTCAACGCGGACGACCTCCAGATCAAGATGGCGCAGGGTGCGAAGCCGGGCGAGGGCGGTCAGCTGCCCGGCAACAAGGTCTGGCCGTGGATCGCGCGTACCCGCCACGCCACTCCCGGCGTGGGTCTGATCTCCCCGCCGCCGCACCACGACATCTACTCCATCGAGGACCTGGCCCAGCTCGTCCACGACCTGAAGTGCGTCAACCCGGCGGCCCGGGTGCACGTCAAGCTGGTCAGCGAGGTGGGCGTCGGCACCGTCGCCGCCGGGGTGGCGAAGCTCAAGGCGGACGTCATCCTGATCTCCGGCCATGACGGCGGCACGGGCGCGTCCCCGATGAACTCGCTCAAGCACGCCGGTACGCCGTGGGAGCTGGGGCTGGCCGAGGCGCAGCAGACGCTGTTGCTGAACAAGCTGCGCGACCGGGTCACCGTGCAGGTCGACGGCCAGCTCAAGACCGGCCGGGACGTGCTGGTCGCGGCGCTGCTCGGCGCGGAGGAGTTCGGTTTCGCGACCGCCCCGCTGATCGTCGAGGGCTGCGTGATGATGCGGGTCTGCCACCTGGACACCTGCCCGGTCGGCATCGCCACCCAGAACCCGGTCCTGCGGGAGCGGTTCACCGGCAAGCCGGAGTTCGTGGAGAACTTCTTCCTCTTCCTCGCCGAGGAGGTCCGGGGCTACCTGGCGGAGCTGGGTCTCCGGTCGATCGAGGAGGCCATCGGGCAGGCAGAGCTGCTCGACGTGGCCCCGGCCCTGGCGCACTGGAAGGCGCACGGGTTGGACCTGGCGCCCGTCCTGCACCTGCCGGAGCTGCCCGCCGGTGCGGCCCGGCGCGGGGTGCGCGCCCAGGACCACGGCCTGGAGCAGGCCCTGGACAACGAGCTGATCGCGCTGGCCCGTCCGGCGCTGTCCGACGGGGCCCCGGTGCGCGTCGAGGTGGCGGTGCGCAACGAGCACCGCAGCGTCGGCGCGATGCTCGGCGGGGAGGTCACCCGTCGCTTCGGCGGCGCCGGGCTCCCGGACGACACCATCGAGTTCGTGCTGAACGGCACGGCCGGGCAGTCGTTCGGCGCGTTCCTGCCGCGTGGGGTGACCCTGCGGCTGCACGGGGACGCCAACGACTACGTGGGCAAGGGTCTCTCCGGTGGGCGGGTCGTCGTCCGCCCGGACGCCGCCGCGCCGTTCCTCGACCCCGACGCCGCGCCGGGGCAGCGGGCCGAGGACCAGATCATCGCCGGCAACACCATCCTGTACGGAGCCACGGGGGGCGAGGTCTTCCTGCGTGGCCGGGTGGGGGAGCGGTTCGCGGTGCGCAACTCCGGCGCGGTCGCCGTGGTCGAGGGTGTCGGTGACCACGGTTGCGAGTACATGACCGGTGGCACGGTCGTGGTGCTCGGCGCGACCGGCCGTAACTTCGCGGCCGGCATGTCCGGTGGCACGGCGTACGTGCACCACCTGGACCGTGCGCGGGTCAACACCGAGCTGGTGGATCTGGCGCCGCTGGGTGAGCAGGAGCAGGCGCTGGTGCACGACCTGATCCAGCGACACGTGGCCGAGACCGGCTCGGCGGTCGCCGAGGAGTTGCTCAAGCGCTGGCCGGAGGCGGTGGCCGAGTTCACCGCTGTGGTGCCCCGCGACTACCGCCGGGTGCTGGAGATCATGCGGGCCGCCGAAGCCGCCGGCCGCGACGTCGACGACGCGGTCATGACAGCGCTGACCGCACCCGCTGTGCCGGCGATGCCGGTGCCGCCCGCCCCGCGGGTGGCGGCCCAGGAGGTGGCACGTGCCTGA
- a CDS encoding glutamate synthase subunit beta: protein MPDPNGFLRYDRRLPARRPVSVRISDWREVYPPAGEELVREQATRCMDCGIPFCHDGCPLGNRIPDWNDLVRTGNWDAAVESLHATNNFPEFTGRLCPAPCEAACVLGISGGQPVSIKQVEVEIADAAAARGFTPRPVPAPSGRSVAVVGSGPAGLAAAQQLARAGHVVTVYERDDAIGGLLRYGIPDFKLEKRHIDARLAQLAAEGVRFRTGVNVGVDVTAEQLRAEHDAVLLACGALQGRDTPETPGRALRGVHQAMAHLVAANRAVAGATTEEAAERRLATAVLPDGTPIDAAGKHVVIIGGGDTAADCLGVAHRQGAAGVHQLDLYPQPPQERDEARDPWPTWPWILRSYPAHEEGGERVFAAAVQEFVDDGTGQVRAVRIAEVTVEKRDGRRIVTVVPGSERELPADLVLLAIGFEGTEQQPLLAQFGVTRNPRGAVDARDDWQTDADGVFVAGDMHRGASLIVWAIAEGRAAAAAIHSYLGGVGALPAPVGPAAQALAVR from the coding sequence GTGCCTGACCCGAACGGTTTCCTGCGCTACGACCGGCGACTGCCGGCCCGCCGTCCGGTGTCGGTGCGGATCAGCGACTGGCGTGAGGTCTACCCGCCGGCCGGCGAGGAGCTGGTCCGTGAGCAGGCCACGCGATGCATGGACTGCGGCATCCCGTTCTGCCACGACGGCTGCCCGCTGGGCAACCGCATCCCGGACTGGAACGACCTGGTGCGTACCGGCAACTGGGACGCGGCGGTGGAGTCGCTGCACGCCACCAACAACTTCCCGGAGTTCACCGGTCGGCTCTGCCCGGCGCCCTGCGAGGCGGCCTGCGTGCTCGGCATCTCCGGCGGTCAGCCGGTCAGCATCAAGCAGGTCGAGGTGGAGATCGCCGACGCCGCCGCCGCGCGTGGGTTCACCCCCCGCCCGGTGCCGGCGCCGTCCGGCCGGTCGGTCGCCGTCGTCGGCTCCGGGCCCGCCGGCCTCGCCGCCGCCCAACAGCTGGCCCGCGCCGGTCACGTCGTGACGGTGTACGAGCGGGACGACGCCATCGGTGGTCTGCTCCGGTACGGCATCCCCGACTTCAAGTTGGAGAAGCGGCACATCGACGCCCGGTTGGCCCAGCTCGCCGCCGAGGGGGTGCGTTTCCGCACCGGTGTGAACGTCGGGGTGGACGTCACCGCCGAGCAGTTGCGCGCCGAGCACGACGCGGTGCTGTTGGCCTGCGGCGCGTTGCAGGGCCGGGACACTCCGGAGACCCCGGGGCGGGCGCTTCGGGGCGTACACCAGGCGATGGCGCACCTGGTCGCAGCGAATCGGGCGGTGGCCGGCGCGACCACCGAGGAGGCCGCCGAGCGCCGGCTGGCGACGGCGGTGCTGCCGGACGGCACTCCGATCGACGCGGCCGGCAAGCACGTGGTGATCATCGGCGGTGGGGACACCGCCGCCGACTGCCTCGGCGTCGCCCACCGCCAGGGCGCGGCGGGCGTGCACCAGCTCGACCTGTACCCGCAGCCGCCGCAGGAGCGCGACGAGGCACGGGACCCGTGGCCGACCTGGCCGTGGATCCTGCGCAGCTACCCGGCGCACGAGGAGGGCGGCGAGCGGGTCTTCGCCGCTGCGGTGCAGGAGTTCGTGGACGACGGCACCGGCCAGGTGCGGGCGGTTCGGATCGCCGAGGTGACCGTCGAGAAGCGTGACGGCCGGCGCATCGTCACCGTGGTGCCGGGCTCCGAGCGGGAGCTTCCGGCGGATCTGGTGCTGCTGGCGATCGGTTTCGAGGGCACCGAGCAGCAGCCGCTGCTGGCGCAGTTCGGGGTGACCCGCAACCCGCGGGGCGCTGTCGACGCCCGCGACGACTGGCAGACCGACGCCGACGGGGTGTTCGTCGCGGGTGACATGCACCGGGGCGCTTCGTTGATCGTCTGGGCCATCGCCGAGGGTCGGGCGGCGGCTGCCGCCATCCACTCCTACCTCGGTGGTGTGGGTGCGTTGCCGGCCCCGGTCGGCCCGGCCGCGCAGGCTCTCGCCGTTCGCTGA
- a CDS encoding MFS transporter, giving the protein MATGATFAALRHRNYRIWALAGFVSVIGTWMQVLGVNWYVLKETGSATSMGFAVLLQAAPTLLLSVWGGVLADRLPARPLLITAQAAHATLAAGLGAAALTGFGGLPLIFAISLATGAVSAIEGPVMGRWASTLVDRETLGNALALGSLSNSAGRILGMSLGAVVVAAVGPALLFGINAASFAAVVVALFAVRPGAVAGVAVTAAGATRSGVRAGFAYLRGQPVLLVALALSFVLGSLGRNYQVTMAAMSDGPLSAGASGYGVLSTVFAIGTVVGALVAARRRTLGYRTLVVAGLLASGLQIVAGLAPGTVSFAAVILPIAAAAVVIDTTVGTRAQLDTDAAMRGRVLAALAVTGSVSAAVGAPLLGWLAEYAGPRQTLVLAGAAATIATVAAAVALDRQHARAATLALVTPRPRHPVRRVAFRAARIVRPAGAVCVIGPADGVPSGPIRLPELATLATAGSVARR; this is encoded by the coding sequence GTGGCCACGGGTGCCACCTTCGCCGCGCTGCGCCATCGCAACTACCGCATCTGGGCGCTCGCCGGGTTCGTCTCCGTCATCGGCACCTGGATGCAGGTCCTCGGAGTCAACTGGTACGTCCTGAAGGAGACCGGTTCGGCGACGTCCATGGGGTTCGCCGTGCTCCTCCAGGCGGCACCCACACTGCTGCTCAGCGTCTGGGGCGGTGTGCTGGCCGACCGCCTGCCGGCCCGCCCGCTGCTGATCACCGCCCAGGCGGCGCACGCGACGCTCGCCGCCGGGCTGGGCGCGGCCGCCCTGACCGGGTTCGGCGGCCTACCGCTGATCTTCGCGATCTCGCTGGCCACCGGTGCCGTCTCGGCCATCGAGGGGCCGGTGATGGGGCGCTGGGCCTCCACCCTCGTCGACCGGGAGACCCTCGGCAACGCCCTGGCGCTCGGGTCGCTCTCCAACTCCGCCGGCCGCATCCTCGGCATGAGCCTCGGCGCCGTCGTGGTGGCCGCCGTCGGCCCCGCCCTGTTGTTCGGCATCAACGCGGCGAGCTTCGCCGCCGTGGTGGTGGCGCTGTTCGCCGTACGCCCGGGGGCCGTGGCCGGCGTGGCGGTGACCGCCGCCGGCGCGACCCGCAGCGGCGTGCGGGCCGGGTTCGCCTACCTGCGGGGGCAGCCGGTGCTGCTCGTCGCGCTCGCCCTGTCGTTCGTGCTCGGCAGCCTGGGTCGCAACTACCAGGTGACGATGGCGGCGATGAGCGACGGCCCGCTGAGCGCGGGCGCCTCCGGCTACGGCGTCCTGTCGACGGTGTTCGCGATCGGAACGGTGGTCGGCGCCCTCGTCGCGGCCCGTCGCCGCACCCTGGGCTACCGGACGCTCGTCGTCGCCGGCCTGCTCGCCAGCGGGTTGCAGATCGTCGCGGGCCTCGCCCCGGGGACCGTGAGCTTCGCGGCGGTGATCCTGCCGATCGCCGCCGCCGCGGTGGTCATCGACACCACCGTCGGTACCCGCGCCCAACTCGACACCGACGCCGCGATGCGGGGTCGGGTGCTCGCCGCGCTGGCGGTCACCGGCTCGGTCTCCGCCGCGGTCGGCGCCCCGCTGCTCGGCTGGCTCGCCGAGTACGCCGGGCCGCGACAGACGCTCGTCCTGGCCGGGGCCGCCGCGACGATCGCCACGGTCGCGGCGGCGGTCGCCCTGGACCGCCAGCACGCCCGCGCGGCGACCCTCGCGCTGGTCACGCCCCGGCCGCGCCATCCGGTACGACGGGTGGCGTTCCGGGCCGCCCGCATCGTCCGTCCCGCCGGGGCGGTCTGCGTGATCGGGCCCGCCGACGGCGTGCCATCGGGCCCGATCCGGCTCCCCGAGTTGGCCACCTTGGCCACCGCCGGGTCGGTGGCGCGCCGCTGA